The following DNA comes from Candidatus Methylomirabilis sp..
GGCCCCGAAGCTGGTGGCGGCCGACACCATGAACTTCTGGATCACGGGGAAGCCGGAGGCCCTGCGGGAGACGCTGCAGCAGGTCCACACCCTGCTGGTCAACGACGCCGAGGCGCGGATGCTGGCGGGGGAGCCGAACCTGGTGAAGGCGGCGCGGAAGATCCTCTCCTGGGGCCCCAAGTCGCTCCTGATCAAGCGGGGGGAGTACGGGGCCCTGATGTTCTCGGATGGCTGGTGGTTCTCGGCGCCGGCCCTCCCCCTGGAGCAGATCCTGGACCCGACCGGGGCCGGGGACTCCTTCGCCGGCGGCTACCTCGGGTACCTGGCCAACACCGGCAACTTCAGCCTGGACAATGTCCGGAAGGCCGTCATCATGGGGTCGGTCATGGCCTCGTTTGCTGTGGAGGACTTTTCCCTCCGCCGCCTGACCCGTCTCACCTATCCCGAGATCGAGAGCCGGTATCGGGAGTTCAAGGAGCTGGTCCGCTTCGAGGATATCTAGAACTCCCCCCGGGGGCCGCGGTCTCTCTTCCCCGTCGGATCCAGCCATGGAGCTCACCGGCAAGGTCGCGCTCATCACCGGCGCCAGCCGCGGGATCGGGCGCGCCGTGGCCGAGGCGTACGCGGCGGCGGGGGCCGCCCTCGCCCTCTGTGCCCGAAGCGCCGGGGAGCTTGAGGAAGCCGCCGCGGCGCTCGGGCGGGGCGGGGGGAGAGTGGTGGCGCTCCCGGCCGATGTGAGCGACCCGGCCCAGGTCGAGCGGTTCGTGGGGGAGGCACTCACGACCTTCGGCCGGGTGGATGTCCTGGTGAACAACGCCGGCATCCCGGGTCCGCACGTTTCCCTGGCCGAGGTGGACCCGGCGGACTGGGCCGCGGTCCTGGCGGTCAATCTCACGGGGCCGTTCCTGTGCGCCCGGGCCGTCGTTCCCGCCATGCGCCGCCAGGGAGGCGGAAGCATCATCAATGTCTCCTCGTGGCTCGGCCGCAACGCGATGGAGGGCTGGGGAGCCTACGGCGCCGCCAAGTGGGGTCTCGAGGGGCTGACGCGGTACCTGGCCCTCGAGCTGAAGCGGGACCGGATCCGGGTCAACAGCTTGAGCCCAGGGATGGTGGCGACCCGAATGACCGGATTTGCCGGCGAGGCGCCCGAGCGCATCGCGCCCCTCTTCGTCTACCTGGCCTCCGACGCCGCGCGCCACGTGACCGGGAGAGCCCTGGACGTGGAGACCTGGCGCCGGGAGCTGAAGTCGTAAGGGCCTGGCCGGACGCGGGGCCCGGGACTCGCCCCGGTTGGGCGGGCAATCGCCCAACACCGGCCTGCCGCAAGGAGGGTTCCGTGAAGATCCACAACCTCAGGCACGTCGGGCATCTTGACATCCCGGGGGGCGGACAGGTGTCCGTCAAGGACCGGGTCGCCTACATCGGCCACATGGCCCCGCCGCTCGGGACGTCCGTCGTGGACGTTTCCAATCCGAGGGCACCCAAGATCCTGGCCCAGCTCGAGGCCCGGCCCGCCACCCACTGCCACAAGGCGCGCGTGAACGGTCACAACATCCTGGTGGTCAACCATGAGCGCTACAAGGAGACGCCGGGCCCCCTCCGGCCGGGCTTCCAGGTTCTGGACGTCTCCACCCCGGCCCGCCCCCGGGAGATCGCCTTCGTGGAGACGGCCGGGATGGGGGTTCACCGGTTCGACCTCGATGACCGGTACGCGTACGTCTCCACCGAGATGGAGGGGTACGTGGGCTGCATCAGCGTGATCTACGACCTGGCGGACCCGGCCCGGCCGAAGGAGGTGGGTCGGTGGTGGTTGCCGGGGCAGTGGACCACGGGCGGCGAGACGCCTACCTGGGAGGGGAAGCGGCACCGGACGCACCATCCCCT
Coding sequences within:
- a CDS encoding PfkB family carbohydrate kinase, which encodes MKILVVGSVAYDTVRTPFGEVSEVLGGSAAYFAVAAAFFADVRLVAVVGEDFAEEHLELLRERHVDLEGLSRVPGRTFRWRGEYGFDLNEAKTLETHLNVFAAFRPRIPPAYRESEIVFLANIDPDLQREVLGQVAAPKLVAADTMNFWITGKPEALRETLQQVHTLLVNDAEARMLAGEPNLVKAARKILSWGPKSLLIKRGEYGALMFSDGWWFSAPALPLEQILDPTGAGDSFAGGYLGYLANTGNFSLDNVRKAVIMGSVMASFAVEDFSLRRLTRLTYPEIESRYREFKELVRFEDI
- a CDS encoding SDR family NAD(P)-dependent oxidoreductase yields the protein MELTGKVALITGASRGIGRAVAEAYAAAGAALALCARSAGELEEAAAALGRGGGRVVALPADVSDPAQVERFVGEALTTFGRVDVLVNNAGIPGPHVSLAEVDPADWAAVLAVNLTGPFLCARAVVPAMRRQGGGSIINVSSWLGRNAMEGWGAYGAAKWGLEGLTRYLALELKRDRIRVNSLSPGMVATRMTGFAGEAPERIAPLFVYLASDAARHVTGRALDVETWRRELKS